A single Actinomadura algeriensis DNA region contains:
- a CDS encoding helix-turn-helix transcriptional regulator: MNRTDRLYALVEELRACAPRRVSARELAARYEVSSRTIERDIGALQQAGVPIYADVGRSGGYTLDPARTLPPLNFTPAEAVAVAITLARADGSPYSRAARTALHKIVTAMSAADSASARDLADRVRFLTPHDADAAPSVPSVLEEAVSARRVVRLGYVTGAGEESERDVEPVAFTCASLRWYFIGWCRLRGDNRIFRIDRIRRAALLDETAPERRFEDVIVKDARLDYVTRRLEIA; the protein is encoded by the coding sequence GTGAACCGGACCGATCGCCTGTACGCCCTCGTCGAGGAACTCCGGGCCTGCGCGCCCCGCCGTGTCAGCGCCCGCGAGCTGGCCGCGCGCTACGAGGTCAGCTCGCGGACGATCGAACGCGACATCGGCGCGCTCCAGCAGGCCGGTGTCCCGATCTACGCCGACGTCGGCCGGAGCGGCGGGTACACGCTCGACCCCGCGCGGACGCTGCCGCCGCTCAACTTCACGCCCGCCGAGGCCGTCGCCGTCGCGATCACCCTCGCGCGCGCCGACGGCTCCCCGTACTCCCGCGCCGCCCGCACGGCCCTGCACAAGATCGTCACCGCGATGTCGGCGGCCGACAGCGCGTCCGCCCGCGACCTCGCCGACCGCGTCCGGTTCCTCACGCCGCACGACGCCGACGCGGCGCCGTCCGTCCCGTCCGTGCTGGAGGAGGCCGTGTCGGCGCGCCGCGTGGTCCGTCTCGGCTACGTGACCGGGGCCGGTGAGGAGAGCGAACGCGACGTCGAGCCCGTCGCGTTCACCTGCGCGTCCCTGCGCTGGTACTTCATCGGCTGGTGCCGCCTGCGCGGCGACAACCGCATCTTCCGCATCGACCGGATCCGGCGCGCCGCCCTCCTCGACGAGACCGCGCCCGAAC